In the genome of Thermodesulfobacteriota bacterium, one region contains:
- a CDS encoding bifunctional nuclease family protein: MIFEMKVSGIALDPFTNSPIVILKDLSGEKILPIWIGFMEASSIAMELEKTPRVRPLTHDLMKNLLENLNFSVSRVEVTDLRNDTFYAEIHIKRDSEEYILDSRPSDAIAIALRTGSSIWVKDEVFEKSKKLDFDESKEKLSDLLDKIPPGDFGKYKM; encoded by the coding sequence ATGATATTCGAAATGAAGGTCTCTGGTATAGCTTTAGATCCTTTTACTAACAGCCCAATTGTAATTCTCAAGGATCTCTCTGGAGAAAAAATACTTCCAATCTGGATAGGGTTTATGGAAGCCAGTTCAATTGCAATGGAACTTGAAAAAACACCAAGGGTCAGGCCTTTAACCCACGACCTTATGAAAAATTTATTGGAAAACTTGAATTTTTCCGTTTCAAGAGTCGAGGTAACTGATTTAAGAAACGACACATTTTACGCAGAAATACATATAAAAAGGGATAGCGAGGAATACATTCTGGACTCCAGGCCCAGCGATGCAATAGCCATCGCGCTAAGGACTGGTTCAAGCATTTGGGTCAAAGACGAGGTTTTTGAAAAATCCAAGAAGTTGGATTTTGATGAGAGTAAAGAAAAACTTTCCGATCTTCTCGATAAGATTCCACCAGGTGATTTTGGAAAATATAAGATGTAA
- a CDS encoding sigma-54 dependent transcriptional regulator: MGNEPSRIIVVDDEPGIREFLGMMLNKIGYMVETVADGSEAINRMENNLYDLAVLDIVVPTINGIDLLRTINEKSPETSVIMITAYASHETALEAMKLGAYDYIAKPFKIDELKKVIEEALEKKKSDRKCLRLKKEMEKQYGFGHIIGNSPSMLGVFDLIKKVSKLNVNVIISGESGTGKELVALAIHHSGIRHAGPFVPVNCGALPDSLIESELFGYRRGAFTGALRDKKGIFEIADGGTILLDEIGELSPHLQVKLLRAIEEKKIRPLGASEDTKVDLRVIAATNKKIEEEVLNGNFREDLFYRLNVIKISLPPLRERKEDIPLLVLHFINKYSKEMGTDIHDISRAALSILESYQFPGNVRELENIIVRCIALENADLILPETLPNLVYGENLVELDNYNYSKMGLDTILNNVEKQLLGSALKASKGNKTEAAKNLGISLRSLRYRLSKHEISTSQMHL, translated from the coding sequence ATGGGGAATGAACCGAGCAGGATCATAGTGGTCGACGATGAACCAGGCATAAGAGAATTTCTGGGCATGATGCTTAACAAAATTGGCTATATGGTTGAAACTGTGGCAGACGGTAGTGAAGCGATTAACAGGATGGAAAATAATCTTTACGACTTAGCTGTTCTTGACATCGTAGTGCCAACAATAAATGGCATTGACCTGTTAAGAACAATAAACGAAAAGAGTCCCGAAACGAGCGTAATAATGATTACGGCATACGCCTCACACGAAACTGCTTTAGAAGCAATGAAGCTTGGTGCCTATGACTACATTGCAAAACCGTTCAAGATTGATGAATTGAAAAAGGTAATAGAGGAGGCACTCGAAAAGAAAAAGAGCGATCGCAAATGTCTAAGATTGAAAAAGGAAATGGAGAAACAATACGGCTTTGGTCATATAATTGGGAATAGTCCTTCCATGCTCGGAGTCTTCGACCTCATTAAGAAAGTATCGAAGCTAAATGTAAACGTTATAATATCGGGTGAGAGCGGAACGGGTAAAGAGCTTGTAGCTTTGGCGATACACCATAGTGGGATAAGGCATGCTGGTCCGTTCGTTCCTGTTAATTGTGGTGCACTACCAGATTCCCTTATCGAGAGTGAGCTTTTCGGTTACAGGAGAGGTGCCTTTACTGGAGCCCTTAGAGATAAAAAAGGAATTTTCGAGATTGCTGACGGTGGTACCATTTTGTTGGACGAGATCGGCGAGTTATCCCCACACCTTCAAGTAAAACTTCTGAGGGCAATTGAGGAGAAAAAGATCAGACCCTTAGGCGCATCTGAAGACACTAAAGTTGATTTAAGAGTTATTGCAGCCACGAATAAGAAAATTGAGGAAGAGGTGCTAAATGGTAATTTTCGTGAGGATCTATTCTACAGACTTAATGTAATAAAGATATCACTCCCACCCTTAAGAGAACGTAAGGAAGATATACCGTTATTGGTTTTACATTTCATCAATAAGTATTCGAAGGAGATGGGGACGGACATTCATGATATTTCTCGGGCTGCACTTAGCATATTGGAGAGCTATCAGTTCCCTGGAAATGTCAGGGAGCTTGAAAATATAATAGTGAGGTGTATAGCGCTTGAAAACGCTGATCTGATTCTTCCAGAGACATTACCGAATCTTGTTTATGGGGAAAATTTAGTGGAACTTGATAACTACAACTATTCAAAGATGGGTTTGGATACCATACTCAATAATGTCGAAAAACAATTGTTAGGTAGTGCTCTAAAAGCTAGCAAAGGAAACAAAACAGAAGCGGCAAAAAATCTCGGTATCTCCTTGCGTTCGCTACGGTACAGATTATCAAAGCATGAAATTAGTACATCTCAAATGCATTTATAA
- a CDS encoding MFS transporter, protein MSNELTGFTAPKPGLFGWYRDINSDQWKAFIAAFLGWTLDAMDLLLFAFAVSSIAEVFSLSPSQVGTIFSVTLFSSAFGGAVFGIVSDYIGRVRALTYTILVYSLFTGLSAFSPTVWFLIVCRLFLGLGMGGEWASGEVLVAESWPKQHRGKVIGMVQSGWAVGYILAGILATLIIPGFDVNVGWRILFLVGITPAFLVFYIRRHLDEPEIWQKTADMRKEGKLGEKGQSFTLGQIFRRDLIRYTITATVLTSLCMIAYWGLYFWIPQFLSRPVEEGGVGLGPKGFAWIIPINVGAFVGCNTFGWISDRFGRRPVFVIYLLAMAVLVWFFGHAKDLTTVLVLGPFIGFFGTGFYSGFGAIFSEIFPTRARGTAQGFCYNVGRGVSAIAPPMVGFIAGLYGYGHALITVAVFAIAAAIVVMTLPETKGKQLEI, encoded by the coding sequence ATGAGTAATGAGCTAACAGGTTTTACCGCACCAAAACCAGGTCTATTTGGTTGGTATAGGGACATAAATTCAGATCAGTGGAAGGCATTCATAGCAGCCTTTTTAGGATGGACATTGGATGCCATGGATCTTCTATTATTTGCCTTTGCGGTTTCAAGCATAGCTGAAGTATTTTCCCTTTCTCCGTCACAGGTGGGAACCATTTTCTCCGTAACACTCTTCTCATCGGCCTTCGGCGGAGCGGTATTCGGAATAGTTTCAGATTATATAGGCAGGGTTCGGGCGTTAACTTATACGATACTCGTGTATTCTCTATTCACAGGTCTTAGCGCTTTTTCCCCTACCGTGTGGTTTCTGATAGTTTGTCGCTTATTTCTGGGTCTCGGTATGGGGGGGGAATGGGCATCCGGCGAGGTTTTAGTCGCAGAGAGCTGGCCGAAGCAGCATAGGGGTAAGGTCATTGGTATGGTACAAAGTGGATGGGCTGTTGGTTACATTTTGGCAGGAATACTTGCCACTTTAATTATTCCAGGTTTTGATGTGAATGTTGGATGGAGGATTCTATTCTTGGTTGGAATAACTCCTGCTTTTTTGGTTTTCTATATCAGGAGACACCTTGATGAACCCGAGATCTGGCAGAAAACTGCAGACATGAGGAAAGAGGGGAAACTCGGTGAGAAAGGACAAAGTTTTACACTTGGACAAATTTTTAGGAGGGATTTGATCAGGTATACCATTACGGCTACGGTCCTTACGAGCTTATGTATGATAGCCTACTGGGGGCTTTATTTTTGGATTCCCCAATTTCTATCTAGGCCGGTTGAGGAGGGCGGAGTGGGATTGGGACCGAAGGGATTTGCGTGGATTATTCCGATCAATGTTGGAGCGTTTGTAGGTTGTAATACATTTGGTTGGATCAGTGATCGTTTTGGAAGACGTCCCGTTTTTGTTATTTACCTTCTTGCCATGGCTGTGTTGGTATGGTTTTTTGGACATGCAAAAGACTTGACTACGGTTCTCGTTCTTGGGCCATTCATTGGATTTTTTGGTACTGGATTTTATTCTGGTTTTGGTGCTATATTCTCTGAGATATTTCCTACTAGAGCAAGAGGAACCGCTCAGGGATTTTGTTACAACGTTGGTAGGGGTGTTTCTGCTATAGCTCCGCCGATGGTAGGGTTTATTGCTGGATTATATGGCTATGGTCATGCACTTATTACTGTAGCAGTGTTTGCAATTGCCGCAGCAATAGTTGTGATGACCCTCCCTGAAACGAAGGGAAAACAACTGGAAATTTAA
- the miaB gene encoding tRNA (N6-isopentenyl adenosine(37)-C2)-methylthiotransferase MiaB has protein sequence MNKKFLYLETYGCQMNEYDSDRIRNSVDLEITQDPQKADVVIINTCAIREKADQKAFSSLGRFKHLKAKNPNLIVGIAGCVAQLYGEKLLKKIPHLDLVLGPRAIPSLPKLLTQIEKEKMRNVETSLDLEEIFEVEPYHENGKVSAFVSVQQGCNKTCSYCIVPFVRGKEINRPLNDILTETKNLLTKGVREVTLIGQTVNSWKANGYKFGDLLRKVAEIKELLRIRFTTSYPRDVTKKMIYAMREAPKVCHHIHLPVQSGSNRILAMMKRTYTKESYLDIIKALRESIPDIAITTDLIVGFPGETEQDFNETLELIKEVEFDTSFSFKFSPRPGTPAAESNKLVPEIISNKRLAMLQNIQKEITIRKNQKKVGTVEEVLVEGESRNDPSWQSGRNTHNQIVNSPGPLSLKGKIVNVRISEGLQNSLRGELLQ, from the coding sequence ATGAATAAAAAATTTCTATACTTGGAAACCTATGGCTGTCAGATGAATGAATACGATTCGGACAGGATCAGGAATAGTGTCGACTTAGAGATAACTCAAGATCCTCAAAAAGCCGATGTAGTTATCATTAATACATGCGCCATAAGAGAAAAAGCCGATCAAAAAGCATTCAGCAGTTTGGGAAGATTTAAACACTTAAAAGCTAAAAATCCAAACTTAATAGTTGGTATTGCCGGGTGTGTCGCTCAACTCTACGGAGAAAAGCTCCTGAAAAAGATCCCACATTTAGACCTTGTCTTGGGACCGCGCGCCATTCCCAGTTTGCCTAAACTCTTAACACAGATCGAAAAAGAGAAAATGAGAAACGTGGAAACCTCCCTCGATTTAGAGGAGATATTCGAAGTTGAACCATATCATGAAAATGGCAAAGTATCCGCATTCGTATCTGTGCAGCAAGGTTGTAATAAAACGTGCTCATACTGCATTGTCCCCTTTGTGAGAGGAAAAGAAATCAATAGACCTTTAAATGATATATTAACTGAAACCAAAAACTTGCTTACAAAAGGTGTGAGAGAAGTTACGCTCATTGGACAAACTGTGAATTCTTGGAAGGCCAACGGTTACAAATTTGGCGATCTCTTAAGAAAAGTCGCAGAAATAAAAGAATTACTTAGAATTCGCTTTACAACATCATACCCTCGTGATGTCACTAAAAAGATGATCTATGCCATGAGAGAGGCGCCAAAGGTATGTCACCATATTCACCTTCCGGTTCAGTCTGGCTCAAATAGAATATTGGCGATGATGAAGAGGACTTATACAAAGGAATCATATTTAGATATAATAAAGGCATTAAGAGAGTCGATCCCTGATATCGCAATAACAACAGATCTGATAGTCGGATTCCCAGGGGAAACGGAGCAGGATTTCAACGAAACTTTGGAATTGATCAAGGAAGTGGAATTTGACACCAGCTTTTCTTTTAAATTTTCGCCACGCCCCGGAACGCCAGCAGCCGAAAGCAACAAACTAGTACCAGAAATTATCTCAAACAAAAGATTAGCTATGTTACAGAACATTCAAAAAGAAATCACAATTCGCAAGAATCAAAAAAAGGTAGGCACCGTAGAAGAGGTTTTGGTTGAGGGTGAGAGCAGAAATGATCCATCATGGCAATCTGGCAGGAATACTCATAATCAAATAGTTAATTCCCCTGGACCACTTAGTCTCAAAGGTAAGATAGTGAATGTGCGGATCTCTGAAGGTCTACAAAACTCCCTCAGGGGAGAATTGTTACAATAA